A genomic stretch from Sphingomonas faeni includes:
- a CDS encoding D-2-hydroxyacid dehydrogenase, which translates to MKAVLPAAARPLLESHLPADLEIAWFAKPSEANAMIADADIAWVDMQPTELVADAIRHAGPILKWVSTIYAGLDAFPLDLLRDNGVTLTNGAGINAVAVAEYAVMGVLVAAKRFDTVLRAQDRHDWLKDAPGKIELAGTRALVIGYGTIGQMIGDRLEAFGVEVTGVTRTGRDGTITPDAWRDRLDAFDWVILAAPSTDATQAMIGHEELQRMKPSAWLINIARGDMIDDDALIAALTDGTIAGAVLDPTNPEPLPEDHPLWSAPNAIVTMHLSGRSQTTMFARGAALFLDNLAAFLAGRPMKNVADLDAGY; encoded by the coding sequence ATGAAAGCCGTCCTCCCAGCCGCCGCCCGCCCGCTCCTCGAATCGCATCTACCCGCGGACCTCGAAATCGCCTGGTTCGCCAAGCCCTCGGAAGCCAACGCGATGATCGCCGACGCGGACATCGCCTGGGTCGACATGCAGCCGACCGAGCTCGTCGCCGACGCGATCCGCCACGCCGGGCCGATCCTCAAATGGGTTTCGACGATCTACGCCGGGCTCGACGCGTTCCCGCTCGACCTCCTGCGCGACAACGGCGTTACGCTGACCAACGGCGCCGGCATCAACGCCGTCGCGGTCGCGGAATATGCGGTGATGGGCGTGCTCGTCGCTGCCAAGCGCTTCGACACCGTCTTGCGCGCGCAGGACCGCCACGACTGGCTGAAGGACGCGCCCGGCAAAATCGAACTGGCTGGCACCAGGGCATTGGTTATCGGCTATGGTACGATCGGCCAAATGATCGGCGACCGATTGGAGGCGTTCGGGGTCGAAGTCACCGGGGTGACGCGCACCGGTCGGGATGGCACGATCACGCCTGATGCTTGGCGCGATCGGCTCGATGCGTTCGACTGGGTGATCCTGGCCGCGCCCTCGACCGACGCGACACAGGCGATGATCGGTCACGAAGAGCTACAGCGGATGAAGCCGTCGGCCTGGCTGATCAACATCGCGCGTGGCGACATGATCGACGACGACGCGCTGATCGCGGCGCTGACGGACGGGACGATTGCGGGTGCCGTGCTCGATCCGACCAACCCGGAGCCCCTGCCCGAGGATCACCCGCTCTGGTCCGCGCCCAATGCGATCGTCACGATGCACCTGTCGGGCCGCAGTCAGACGACGATGTTCGCACGTGGCGCGGCGCTGTTCCTCGACAACCTCGCCGCGTTCCTCGCCGGTCGCCCGATGAAGAACGTCGCTGATCTCGACGCGGGTTACTGA
- a CDS encoding fasciclin domain-containing protein, translated as MTDTKHDIVDTAVAAGSFTTLVAAVGAAGLADTLKGEGPFTVFAPTDTAFAALPAGTVDDLVKPENKDKLTAILLLHVLPGAVRADDVTGKVLDPATVGGATVHVDGTDGLTVNGARVVTADITCTNGVIHAIDTVLLPTD; from the coding sequence ATGACCGATACGAAGCACGACATCGTCGACACCGCGGTTGCCGCAGGGTCGTTCACAACACTGGTAGCAGCCGTTGGCGCGGCAGGTCTCGCCGATACACTCAAGGGTGAGGGTCCGTTTACCGTATTTGCCCCCACCGACACGGCTTTTGCGGCGCTGCCGGCGGGGACCGTCGACGACCTCGTCAAGCCGGAGAACAAGGACAAGCTGACCGCGATCCTGCTCCTGCACGTCCTGCCCGGCGCAGTCCGTGCGGACGATGTAACGGGCAAGGTGCTCGACCCCGCCACGGTGGGCGGCGCGACGGTGCATGTCGACGGCACGGACGGCCTCACGGTCAACGGCGCCCGTGTCGTGACCGCCGACATCACATGCACCAATGGCGTAATTCACGCGATCGACACGGTATTGCTGCCAACCGATTAA
- the rpsU gene encoding 30S ribosomal protein S21 gives MQIIVRDNNVDQALRALKKKLQREGVYREMKLRRHYEKPSEKRARERAAAIRRSRKLDRKRAERDGAR, from the coding sequence ATGCAGATCATCGTACGCGACAATAATGTCGACCAAGCCCTTCGCGCGCTGAAGAAGAAGCTGCAGCGCGAGGGCGTGTACCGCGAGATGAAGCTGCGCCGGCACTACGAAAAGCCGTCCGAGAAGCGCGCACGCGAGCGTGCAGCAGCGATCCGTCGCTCGCGCAAGCTCGACCGCAAGCGCGCCGAGCGCGACGGCGCACGGTAA
- a CDS encoding NAD(P)/FAD-dependent oxidoreductase has product MKVAIVGAGIAGLSCAVHLQHGGCAVTLFDKGRGAGGRMATRRIDMAGDEASFDHGAQYLTMRDPDFVAAMHAWEAAGVVARWPAAGPDAWVGTPGMNAIVKHLAARAEVRWNCRVDEVRRTAAGWTIDPDATGTLFDAVVIATPAEQAAPLLAPHEPAMASEALACRSAPCWTAMFAFDARLAIPSDVLKDAGIIGWAARNSAKPGRRDPESWVVQATPDWSRDHLEDSVETVVDRLLAALATHSPTGLPTPIIRTGHRWRYARASGADLGSLWNAGERIGATGDWLLAPRIESAWVSGRHLAEQMLERI; this is encoded by the coding sequence GTGAAGGTTGCGATTGTGGGTGCGGGTATCGCCGGACTATCGTGCGCCGTACATCTCCAGCACGGCGGCTGTGCGGTGACGCTGTTCGACAAGGGACGGGGCGCAGGCGGTCGCATGGCGACGCGACGCATCGACATGGCCGGGGACGAAGCCTCCTTCGATCACGGCGCGCAGTATCTGACGATGCGCGATCCCGACTTCGTCGCCGCTATGCACGCTTGGGAGGCTGCCGGTGTCGTTGCGCGCTGGCCCGCCGCCGGCCCCGATGCATGGGTCGGCACGCCGGGAATGAATGCCATAGTCAAGCATCTGGCCGCTCGGGCGGAGGTCCGTTGGAATTGCCGTGTCGATGAAGTCCGCAGGACGGCAGCAGGTTGGACAATCGATCCGGATGCGACTGGCACCCTCTTCGACGCCGTCGTCATCGCGACCCCGGCGGAACAGGCCGCGCCGTTGCTCGCCCCGCATGAACCGGCCATGGCGAGCGAGGCGCTCGCCTGTCGATCGGCGCCATGCTGGACGGCGATGTTCGCGTTCGACGCGCGGCTCGCGATCCCGTCCGATGTCCTGAAAGATGCCGGCATAATCGGCTGGGCCGCGCGGAACAGCGCGAAGCCCGGACGCCGTGATCCGGAAAGCTGGGTCGTTCAGGCCACACCGGACTGGTCGCGCGACCATCTGGAGGATTCCGTCGAGACCGTCGTCGATCGATTACTGGCGGCCTTGGCGACACACAGCCCGACCGGATTGCCGACGCCGATCATTCGTACGGGGCATCGCTGGCGCTACGCGCGGGCGTCGGGGGCCGACCTCGGATCGCTGTGGAATGCCGGCGAGCGGATCGGCGCGACGGGCGACTGGCTGCTGGCACCGCGGATCGAGAGTGCCTGGGTGTCCGGCCGCCATCTCGCCGAGCAGATGCTCGAACGCATTTAA
- a CDS encoding Brp/Blh family beta-carotene 15,15'-dioxygenase: MVGNPSGEIVAKVLIAVAPVALLVTIVGIVDAWHGGAREWAAATGAAILGLMIAPPVVGFALFFVFLHSPRHLADARITLGKVSHRWWLATGAILSLTAIGGWAIFATSLAQRLPADLTAQAFQLLATVAVPHLVFSKWIERRLTRGAGQFDMA; the protein is encoded by the coding sequence ATGGTCGGCAACCCCAGCGGCGAGATCGTGGCAAAGGTTCTGATCGCAGTCGCACCAGTTGCGCTGCTGGTGACGATCGTCGGCATCGTCGATGCCTGGCACGGCGGCGCGCGGGAGTGGGCGGCGGCGACCGGGGCCGCCATTCTCGGCCTGATGATCGCGCCGCCGGTGGTCGGGTTCGCCCTGTTCTTCGTGTTCCTCCATTCGCCGCGCCATCTGGCCGATGCACGAATCACGCTGGGCAAGGTTTCGCATCGTTGGTGGCTTGCGACCGGCGCGATCTTGTCGCTGACGGCGATCGGGGGGTGGGCGATCTTTGCCACGAGTTTGGCGCAGCGCCTTCCGGCCGACCTTACCGCGCAGGCGTTCCAGCTGCTCGCAACCGTCGCGGTGCCGCATCTGGTGTTTTCGAAGTGGATCGAGCGGCGACTGACGCGTGGCGCTGGTCAATTCGACATGGCCTGA
- a CDS encoding bacteriorhodopsin-like: MDSITPFQFSLVYNAFSFTFATMAATTAFLWLCRSQVAPAYRTAVTISGLVTAIAAYHYLRIFESWNESYSLKDGIIAGTGFAFNDAYRYVDWLLTVPLLLIELVLVMRLSPEETSSKTVRLGSAAALMIVLGYPGEIATDIPTRALWGTLSSIPFVYIVWELFRGLGESIEQQPAVARGLVRKARLLTFASWGFYPIVYMAPYAGISGATATTVIQLGYTIADIVAKAGLGVLIYMISVRKSQVEAGGVALHTH; this comes from the coding sequence ATGGACAGCATAACCCCGTTCCAGTTCTCGCTGGTATATAACGCGTTTTCATTCACGTTCGCGACGATGGCCGCGACGACCGCCTTCCTGTGGCTGTGCCGATCGCAGGTTGCGCCGGCATACCGTACCGCCGTCACCATCTCGGGGCTGGTTACCGCGATCGCGGCGTATCACTATCTGCGGATATTCGAGAGCTGGAACGAGTCCTATTCGCTAAAGGACGGGATCATCGCGGGCACCGGCTTCGCGTTCAACGACGCCTATCGCTATGTCGACTGGCTGCTGACCGTGCCGCTGCTGCTGATCGAGCTGGTGCTGGTGATGCGGTTGTCGCCCGAAGAGACGTCGTCCAAGACCGTCCGTCTCGGCTCGGCCGCGGCGCTGATGATCGTCCTGGGGTATCCCGGCGAAATCGCGACCGACATCCCGACCCGCGCCCTGTGGGGCACGCTGTCGTCGATCCCGTTCGTCTATATCGTCTGGGAGCTGTTCCGCGGGCTCGGCGAGTCGATCGAGCAGCAGCCTGCCGTTGCGCGCGGCCTGGTGCGGAAGGCGCGCCTACTGACCTTCGCCTCGTGGGGTTTCTACCCGATCGTCTACATGGCACCCTATGCGGGGATCAGCGGCGCGACCGCGACGACCGTCATCCAACTCGGCTACACGATCGCGGACATCGTCGCGAAGGCCGGGCTCGGCGTGCTGATCTACATGATCTCCGTTCGCAAGTCGCAGGTCGAGGCGGGTGGTGTCGCTCTTCACACCCATTGA
- a CDS encoding LuxR C-terminal-related transcriptional regulator, with translation MTIGTISIDSIDASSNERFVRLVTDSPIPSVISDPRLPDNPIIACNQPFCDLTGYSTDEVVGRNCRFLSGPATEPWLSEEIRRGVREHKPVLVEILNYKRNGLPFRNAVLVAPLYDEEDRLLYFLGSQVEIDTNAATPTSMRRIRAAEMVKALSPRQGQVLKFVAQGLLNKQIAAELGLAEKTVKMHRAILMDRLGLNTTADLIRLAVEAGL, from the coding sequence ATGACTATAGGCACCATTTCGATCGACAGCATCGACGCAAGCTCGAACGAACGCTTTGTCAGGCTCGTCACCGACAGCCCGATACCCTCGGTGATCAGCGACCCACGCCTGCCCGACAATCCCATTATCGCCTGCAACCAGCCATTCTGCGATCTGACGGGCTATTCGACGGACGAGGTCGTGGGGCGCAATTGCCGGTTCCTGTCGGGACCGGCGACCGAACCGTGGTTGTCCGAAGAGATCCGACGCGGCGTGCGGGAGCACAAGCCGGTGCTGGTCGAGATCCTGAACTACAAGCGCAACGGCCTGCCGTTCCGAAACGCCGTATTGGTTGCGCCGCTGTATGACGAGGAGGACCGTCTCCTGTATTTCCTCGGCTCGCAGGTCGAGATCGATACCAATGCGGCGACACCGACCAGCATGCGCCGGATCAGGGCCGCGGAGATGGTCAAGGCGCTGTCGCCGCGGCAGGGTCAGGTGCTCAAATTCGTTGCACAGGGCCTGCTCAACAAACAGATCGCCGCCGAACTCGGCCTCGCCGAGAAGACGGTCAAGATGCACCGAGCCATCCTGATGGACCGACTGGGCCTGAACACTACCGCCGATCTGATCCGGCTTGCTGTCGAGGCGGGCCTCTGA
- a CDS encoding response regulator — protein MEPALGEPEPATRQVHILVVEDELFIRMFVSDALRDQGYTVIEAINADEAVDILMAGKSIDLVFSDVRMPGSLDGLGLLGVVKGLFPEVPVILASGHLGSEEALAKGASHILSKPYQIDAVLECVAKELASTV, from the coding sequence GTGGAGCCGGCGTTAGGAGAGCCCGAACCCGCAACGCGGCAGGTTCACATTCTGGTCGTCGAGGACGAACTGTTCATTCGGATGTTCGTCTCCGATGCCCTCAGGGATCAAGGCTATACCGTCATCGAAGCGATCAACGCCGATGAAGCCGTCGATATTCTGATGGCCGGCAAGTCGATCGACCTCGTCTTCAGCGACGTCCGGATGCCTGGCTCGCTAGACGGGTTGGGCTTGCTAGGGGTTGTGAAAGGCCTGTTTCCGGAGGTTCCGGTCATACTGGCCTCGGGTCATCTGGGCTCCGAAGAGGCGCTGGCCAAAGGAGCGAGCCACATTTTGTCGAAGCCCTATCAGATCGACGCAGTTCTGGAGTGCGTGGCGAAAGAACTGGCCAGCACGGTATGA
- the cysS gene encoding cysteine--tRNA ligase yields the protein MTRIPLTLYNSLSRQLETFQPIDPTDVGLYTCGPTVYNYQHIGNMRAFLFADTLGRVLRWKGWPTTHIINITDVGHLTSDADVGDDKMEKAAAAQGRSIWEIAAYYTDVFKRDVARLNIVPPARWAVATDHIAEMIAFAEQIAPKHCYALDSGLYFDVSTVPDYGRLARAGNDDIESRIEPVAGKRNPQDFAIWRTSTPGENRQMEWDSPWGRGAPGWHLECSVMSKHYLGAHFDIHTGGIDHREIHHPNEIAQNQAHCDCADTGASVWMHNNFLVERAGKMSKSTGQFTTMQTIVDRGFHPLAYRLMCLQAHYRSELEFSWENLAAAAIRLKRMVQAVETLRARPPGGPSGSAMHYADRLEEAVSDDLATPRALPILDELLADKRVAPADRIAALDDFDAVLGLDLATIRREDLRIRPVSATIDEETIAARLAERRDARAAKDFERSDAIRDELAAAGVEVMDGDSLGWDWKIAL from the coding sequence ATGACCCGCATCCCCCTGACACTGTATAACAGCCTTTCGCGCCAGCTCGAGACCTTCCAGCCGATCGATCCGACCGATGTCGGGCTCTACACCTGCGGGCCGACCGTCTATAATTACCAGCACATCGGCAACATGCGCGCCTTCCTGTTCGCCGACACGCTCGGCCGCGTGCTTCGCTGGAAGGGGTGGCCGACGACCCACATCATCAACATCACCGATGTCGGGCACCTGACCTCCGACGCCGATGTCGGCGACGACAAGATGGAGAAGGCGGCGGCGGCGCAAGGGCGTTCGATTTGGGAGATCGCGGCCTATTATACCGACGTGTTCAAACGCGACGTCGCGCGGCTCAACATCGTGCCGCCCGCGCGTTGGGCGGTCGCGACGGATCATATCGCCGAAATGATCGCGTTCGCCGAACAGATCGCGCCGAAGCATTGCTACGCGCTCGACAGCGGGCTGTATTTCGACGTGTCGACCGTCCCCGACTATGGCCGCCTCGCGCGTGCCGGCAACGACGACATCGAAAGCCGGATCGAGCCCGTCGCCGGCAAGCGCAACCCGCAAGATTTCGCGATCTGGCGCACCTCGACGCCGGGCGAGAACCGCCAGATGGAATGGGATTCGCCTTGGGGTCGCGGGGCGCCGGGCTGGCACCTCGAATGCTCGGTGATGAGCAAACACTATCTCGGCGCGCATTTCGATATCCACACTGGCGGAATCGACCACCGCGAGATCCACCATCCCAACGAGATCGCGCAGAACCAGGCGCACTGCGATTGCGCGGATACCGGCGCGAGCGTCTGGATGCACAACAACTTCCTGGTCGAGCGCGCCGGCAAGATGTCGAAGTCGACCGGCCAGTTCACGACGATGCAGACGATCGTCGACCGCGGCTTCCACCCCCTCGCCTACCGCCTGATGTGCCTCCAGGCGCATTATCGCAGCGAGCTGGAATTCTCGTGGGAGAACCTCGCGGCGGCGGCGATCCGTCTCAAGCGCATGGTGCAGGCGGTCGAGACTTTGCGCGCTCGTCCGCCGGGCGGCCCCTCGGGCAGCGCGATGCACTATGCCGACCGGCTGGAAGAGGCGGTCTCGGACGATCTCGCGACGCCGCGTGCGCTGCCGATCCTCGACGAACTGCTCGCGGACAAGCGCGTTGCACCAGCCGATCGGATAGCAGCACTCGACGATTTCGACGCGGTGCTGGGGCTGGACCTCGCAACGATCCGCCGCGAGGACCTCCGCATCCGTCCGGTATCGGCGACGATCGACGAGGAGACGATCGCCGCGCGCCTGGCGGAGCGCCGCGACGCCCGCGCCGCAAAGGATTTCGAGCGGTCCGATGCGATCCGCGACGAACTCGCCGCCGCAGGTGTCGAGGTGATGGACGGCGACTCGCTCGGCTGGGACTGGAAGATCGCGCTCTAA
- a CDS encoding FKBP-type peptidyl-prolyl cis-trans isomerase, with translation MSTVTAVPLQPTKRSYLVYLWVGIALALIAAVALARQGDDPLARNARARGVVVTASGLQYKVIAPGKPGAAKPTDADVALVNYEGKLLNGTTFDKSQQPTPMPVTGVVPGFSEALKLMPKGSKYRFWLKPALGYGDKATGPIPANSTLVFDVELLDFLPQSVVQQMQAQAQMGRGAPGGMPGGAPGGMPDGAQTPPAQ, from the coding sequence ATGTCGACCGTCACCGCAGTGCCGCTGCAGCCAACCAAGCGCAGCTATCTCGTCTATCTCTGGGTTGGTATCGCGCTTGCGCTGATCGCCGCAGTTGCGCTCGCGCGTCAGGGTGATGATCCCCTGGCACGCAATGCGCGCGCGCGGGGCGTGGTCGTTACCGCATCCGGGCTGCAGTACAAGGTGATCGCCCCCGGCAAGCCCGGTGCGGCCAAGCCGACCGACGCCGACGTGGCGCTGGTGAACTACGAGGGTAAGCTGCTCAACGGCACGACCTTCGACAAGTCGCAGCAGCCGACGCCGATGCCGGTCACCGGCGTGGTCCCCGGCTTCTCCGAGGCGCTAAAGCTGATGCCGAAGGGGTCGAAGTATCGCTTCTGGCTGAAGCCTGCACTTGGGTACGGCGACAAGGCCACTGGCCCGATCCCGGCGAATTCGACGCTGGTGTTCGACGTTGAACTGCTCGACTTCCTGCCGCAGAGCGTGGTGCAGCAGATGCAGGCACAGGCCCAGATGGGTCGCGGTGCTCCCGGTGGTATGCCGGGCGGCGCGCCGGGTGGCATGCCGGATGGTGCTCAGA
- a CDS encoding class II 3-deoxy-7-phosphoheptulonate synthase, translating into MAANWAPDSWTRYEARQLPTYPDAAALTAATNQLATFPPLVFAGEARNLTASLAEVAAGKAFLLQGGDCAESFAEHSANNIRDTFRVILQMAVVLTFASKLPVVKLGRMAGQFAKPRSTDTETIGGIELPSYRGDNVNDIAFTAEARAPDPQRMIRAYSQSAATLNLLRAFAQGGYANLHQVHRWTHDFMGRSPWSKKYAETADRIGEALEFMAACGIDPETVPQLAQTHFYTSHEALLLQYEQALTRQDSLTGDWYDTSAHFLWIGDRTRFEGSSHVEYLRGIGNPIGIKCGPSLEPDALLRMLDTLNPGRVPGRMTLITRYGYDKIEANLPRLVRAVTREGHPVVWSCDPMHGNVVKAANGYKTRPFDRILAEVRGFFAVHRAEGTHAGGIHAEMTGQNVTECTGGAVDVTEQSLADRYHTHCDPRLNASQSLELAFLLAEMLNEEMAERKKVAA; encoded by the coding sequence ATGGCCGCGAACTGGGCCCCCGACAGCTGGACTCGTTACGAAGCACGACAGCTCCCGACCTATCCCGACGCCGCAGCGCTGACCGCCGCGACCAATCAGCTCGCGACCTTCCCACCGCTGGTCTTCGCCGGCGAAGCCCGCAACCTGACCGCGTCGCTCGCCGAGGTCGCAGCCGGCAAGGCATTCCTGCTCCAGGGCGGCGACTGCGCCGAATCCTTCGCCGAGCATAGCGCGAACAACATCCGCGACACCTTCCGCGTCATCCTCCAGATGGCCGTCGTCCTGACTTTCGCATCGAAGCTCCCGGTCGTGAAGCTCGGCCGCATGGCGGGGCAGTTCGCCAAGCCGCGCTCGACCGACACCGAGACGATCGGCGGCATCGAGCTGCCCTCGTACCGCGGCGACAACGTCAACGACATCGCCTTCACCGCCGAAGCCCGCGCGCCCGACCCCCAGCGCATGATCCGCGCCTATTCACAGTCGGCCGCCACGCTCAACCTGCTGCGCGCGTTCGCACAGGGCGGGTACGCGAACCTGCACCAGGTCCACCGCTGGACGCACGACTTCATGGGCCGCAGCCCGTGGTCGAAGAAATACGCCGAGACCGCGGACCGCATCGGCGAGGCACTCGAGTTCATGGCCGCCTGCGGGATCGATCCCGAGACCGTGCCACAGCTCGCGCAAACGCATTTCTACACCAGCCACGAGGCGCTTCTGCTCCAGTACGAGCAGGCGCTGACCCGGCAGGATTCACTGACCGGCGACTGGTACGACACCAGCGCGCATTTCCTGTGGATCGGCGACCGCACCCGCTTCGAAGGCTCCAGCCACGTCGAATACCTCCGCGGCATCGGCAATCCGATCGGCATCAAGTGCGGGCCTAGCCTCGAGCCCGACGCGCTGCTCCGCATGCTCGACACGCTCAACCCCGGTCGCGTGCCCGGCCGGATGACGCTGATCACGCGCTATGGCTATGACAAGATCGAGGCGAACCTGCCCCGCCTCGTCCGCGCCGTCACGCGCGAGGGCCATCCGGTGGTCTGGAGCTGCGACCCGATGCACGGCAACGTCGTCAAGGCCGCCAACGGCTACAAGACGCGGCCGTTCGACCGCATCCTCGCCGAAGTCCGCGGCTTCTTCGCGGTCCACCGCGCGGAAGGCACGCACGCCGGCGGCATCCACGCCGAGATGACTGGGCAGAACGTAACGGAGTGCACCGGCGGCGCGGTCGACGTGACTGAGCAGTCGCTGGCGGACCGCTACCACACCCACTGCGACCCGCGCCTCAACGCCAGCCAGAGCCTCGAACTCGCCTTCCTCCTAGCCGAGATGCTCAACGAGGAAATGGCAGAGCGCAAGAAAGTCGCTGCCTGA
- a CDS encoding response regulator — MTESISPTTATGAVVIVDGDILSRHAIADYLRHCGYDVVEAASTDEAVIAVKDPSFAVDIVLCDIQAVGTRSGFELATWIRGNHSEVDVKLAGNLTGIVNTATDLCEESPHFARPYEPQAVVDYIKQLRATRDRTARSFSRP; from the coding sequence ATGACGGAGTCGATCAGTCCGACGACCGCTACCGGCGCCGTCGTTATCGTCGACGGCGATATCCTTTCGCGTCACGCGATCGCCGACTACCTCCGGCACTGCGGTTACGATGTCGTGGAGGCGGCCAGCACCGATGAAGCCGTGATTGCCGTCAAAGATCCGTCGTTTGCCGTCGATATCGTGCTCTGCGACATTCAAGCCGTCGGTACCAGGTCAGGGTTCGAACTAGCCACCTGGATACGCGGGAATCACTCTGAAGTTGACGTCAAATTGGCGGGCAATCTCACTGGTATCGTTAATACGGCGACGGACCTTTGTGAAGAAAGCCCGCATTTCGCCAGACCCTATGAGCCCCAAGCCGTAGTCGACTATATCAAGCAGCTTCGCGCTACCCGCGACCGAACCGCGCGTTCGTTTTCTCGACCATGA